AACTGTAGACCTTATTACTCGCTTTGCAGCTAAAAAGGCTGCTAGTGCTGGGCTTGGCGAAATAGGCAAACAATTGCTTGGCGACACTGGTGGCGAACTTATACAACTGGGTGCCGATGTAGCAGGTGTTGCTACCGAGAAAGCAGATACAAGAAACTGGCAATCACTACCCGCTACAATATCGTACACGCGTGTGCCATTGCACGAAGGAGAAAACGAGTTTGTAATTCGTAAATATGGCGAAATGGGTATAGATACCGATACCATACGCATCCCTTACAAAAGAGGTTTACAAATTGTAAGCTATTTTGATATTGGTCGTACACAAGTAATACCAATAACAACCACAAACAAGGCACTTACCAAAAGTAATTCAAACAACAAGTTGCAGCAAAACAGTTTTGCATTGCAAAAAGGACAGACTAGCCAAAATAAATTAGCAGTGCCACCCACTACTAAAACCATAAAAATAAATGGAGCCATATTGGATAAATACAATACTTGGATGGATGGCGGCGATGGTATTTTTTACAAAGTAATACCAAATCAAGTAGATAAAGACGGTAGAAAGGTATATGCAAAAAAAATCATTTTCAAATCGTATAACGCGAGTACCAAAACAGTAACTTTTACTGTAACTGAAGTACCTTTTGAAGACAGTTTTACAGAGGTTGATAAAGACGAGTATTATAAAAATGCGTCAAACTCAAAAAATGCAAAACAATATTTTAAAATTACCGAAAGTGTAAAACCAGAGGAAGAAATTGAGATAGCTACGGTTTACCAAACCGACCCTGATTTTTATATAACACTATTTAATGTTGAATAATTATGAAAAAGATATTTATGCTATTTTTTCTGTTAGGAAGTATTGGAGTAGCGCAAGCCCAACAACAAACAGATAATGGCTGGCAAAAATGGGAACAGACCAATTGTTATAGTAAAATAGCTTTTAGGCTAAAATACGTGAGACAAAATGGGACGCAACACCATTGGCAAGTACAATTTAGAAACGAATACCCAGAGCTTGTATCGTTTAATTATCATGTAACCGATAAACTCCAAAAATATAATATTACAACGCATAGGAAAACACTTTATGCCAATAGAATGAGTGATGTAATAGATGTATACACCAAAGAAGAAGATATTTTTTTACTGGTCGATAAATTAAGCCTATCGCCCTATCCTAAAAACTTTTTAGAGTGCGACCATTAAAATAAAAGCCCGTATAAACGGGCTTTTATTGTATTAGCTAATTGTTTTGTTGTAAATATTCCTATTTTTACAATACTCTTAAGCAGTCAATCCATGAAAATTGCAAAATACATTTTCTTACTCTTATTCCTCACGGGCATTGCTTTTACCGTATTTGTAGCTACCCAAGATGGTAATTATAGTGTTAAAGAAGATAAAATAATAGATGCCCCAAAAATAGTAGTATACAATTATGTTAACGACTATTCTAATTGGGAAGATATAAATATACTTACCGATACTAGTACGGTATATACACTTACAAGTGCCGAAACATCGGGTAAAGGAACAACAGCATCATGGAAATCAAATACTGCAGAGGGCAAATTACAAACTGTAGCAACTACGCAGGATAATATAAAACAATATGCCTATACCGAAAATGAAAAGCAAGAAATAACGTGGACGTTTAAAGATACCCTCGATAAAACCAAAGTAAGTATTAATATTAAGGGAAAGCTTAGTTTTACCGAAAAAGCTTATGCAGTATTACAAGGTGGCATTAAGAACGAGATTAGTGGTGAATTACAAAACGGACTCAACGGAATAAACCATACTATTACAGAACAAATTAACCATTATACTATTACAGTAATAGGAAAAACGGAGCGTGCAGCAACCAACTACATTGGCAAAGTAATGGTAGGAAACGTTAGTACTATTCCTGATACTAGAAACGATATTGTAACGAGATTATCTGATTTTATAGAAGATAATAACCTTACTCCAAACGGTAAGCCTTTTATATTATATAACAGATATAAATTTGACACCGATACCATAAGCTACACCATAGCGATTCCAATTATAGAAGATATTATTAACGAAGAGGGTAGCGAATTTGTAAGTGGAACATTAGTAGCATCGAGCGTTTTAAAAACAACATTAAACGGCAACCATTCGCAACTCGAAAAGGCTTGGAGAGCAGCAAAAAAATATACCGCTGAAAAAGAATTAAAAATTGACCGCACCCGAACCTACATGGAAGTTTACAGGCGTGGTAAGAAAAAATCCAGAAACCCATCGAGTTGGATTACAGATATTTATTTTCCTATTGCTACCCAACCTGATGTTATTGATAAGCCAAAATACGTACCACCACCGCCACCCGATCCAATAATAGAAGAAGTAACACCTGAAATGAATACAGTAGAACCAGTTTACGAGGAAGTTGAAGAAATGTTGCATATATACGAACGAGAAGCAGAATAACGCTTTACCTATTTAGGATGTATTTTATAGCAGTTTCGGCAGCATGTAACCCAAACAAACCTGGTATCCAACTATTAGTACCGTAAAAAGACTTTTTAAAGTTTTTACCATCGGTTACCTTTACACTTGTTTCATCAGGTACTTCTGTAGAAAACACCACCTTTATTCCTTTGGATATCCCTTCTTTCTTTAAGCGTTTTCGCATATTTTTAGCCAATGGGCAGTAACTTGTTTTACTTATATCGGTTACTTTAACTTTAGATGCTTCGTATTTTCCGCCTGCCCCCATATTACTTACCAATTTTACCTTTTTGCGCTTTGCAGCCATCATAAGGTTTAGTTTAGGAGTAATACTGTCAATACAGTCCAATACATAATCATATTCATCAGTAACCAGCTCATAAGCGCGCTCTGGCGATAAAAATTCTTTAATACGGGTTAACTTTAACTCAGGATTAATATCCATAAGCCTATCACCCACTACATCTACTTTAGGTTTCCCTACGGTACTGTGCAATGCGGGTAATTGCCTGTTAATATTGGTAGTATCTACCACATCACCATCTATAATAGTCATGCTTCCTACACCTGCTCTGGCAATAAATTCGGCAGCAAACGAGCCTACGCCGCCCATTCCTACTACCATTATATGCGCATTCTGTAATTTTTTAAGTCCTTCCTGTTTAAATAAGAGCTCGGCACGCTCCGTCCATTCAGCCATGCTTAAAAACCGTTTTAAAATTATTGGTTATTATATTCTTTAAATCTTCTACTTCAATAGTTCTAGCTATTGCTGCTTTCGTGTATACTTCCTGTAAACTTTCCTCAATAGTATCAGTTTCCAAAAAAAATTGATTATCGGGTACTTGTGCAAATACTGACGATAATTCGGGGTTACGCAATAGGTGTTTGCCAAACGAAAGGTAAAACCCTCTATCAAGCAATTGTTTAGCTACCTGACTATTTTTAGAAAAACCGTGTACTACCATAGGCACATTAGGTTGTATTCTGGCAGTAATTTCGAGTAATTCCTGAAAAGCTGCAACCAAGTGTAATACTACAGGTTTATTGTACTTTTTTGCTAAGCGCAATTGTTTTTCAAAAATAGCTTGTTGTACCTCAATTGGTATTTCAATACGTTTGTCCAAACCGCACTCGCCTAGTGCTAAACAATTGTCCATTTGTAAACGTTGTTCTATTATTGCTAAATGCTCCTCTACCCTACCCTCATCAATATGCCAAGGGTGTATTCCTGTAGAAAAATACGGTACATCTATTGCCTCGTAGGGATAACGATTGACTACCTCAAAAATAGTAGCATCATTAGAATAGTTGTGTGTATGGAGATTGTAAAGCATCTGTACAAATTTACTAAAGCGGAAAGTTTATGATATTACTCCACTACCCAAAAGTTCGTCATCGTTATACCAAGCAGCAAATTGCCCTTCAGTTATGGCACTTTGCGGTTCGGTAAAAGCAATGTACATACCATTATCAAACTGGTGTAACGTTGCTTTTTGCAGGGGTTGGCGGTAGCGTATGCGTACCATTACCTCCATAGTTTCGCCATCTTTTAAGGCTAAATCCTCACGTATCCAGTGCACTTCGCTTTGTTGTATAAACAATGCTTTACGGAATAATCCTGGGTGGGTGTTTCCTTGCCCAGTGTATATTGCGTTGCTATCTACATCGGTAGCTATAATAAACAATGCCTCTTTTGTACCGCCTACGTTTAGCCCTTTGCGCTGCCCTATAGTAAAATAATGCGCCCCTTGGTGCTTACCAACAGGTTTGCCCATATTGGGGGTATAGTTGGTATTTTTAGCTTCGTAGGCTAGTTGCTCTTTTATTGATGCAAACTGCGGTACTGATGCTTTATACGTATCGGCATCAGCATCAATTTCGTATATAGTGCCCTCTTTGGGTTGTAGTTGTTGCTGTAAAAAATCGGGCAGGCGTACTTTACCGATGAAACAAAGCCCTTGCGAATCTTTTTTCTCGGCAGTAATCAATTCCATTTTAGTTGCTATTTCGCGTACTTGTGGCTTAGTGAGTTCGCCTATAGGGAATAGGGCTTTGCTTAATTGTTGCTGTGATAATTGGCATAAGAAGTACGATTGGTCTTTATTACGATCTACACCTGCTAATAGTTGATGTATTTGTTGTCCATCTTTGGTTATGGTAGCTTTACGGCAATAGTGCCCTGTAGCCACGTAATCGGCACCAAGACTTAGTGCGATTTTCATGAATACATCAAACTTAATTTCTCTGTTACAAAGTACATCAGGGTTGGGTGTTCTGCCCTTTTCGTACTCGTTAAACATATAATCTACAATACGCTCTTTGTACTGCTCGCTTAAATCTACTGTTTGGAAAGGTATGCCTAGTTTTTCGGCAACCAAAAGGGCGTCGTTACTATCTTCAAGCCACGGGCATTCATCGGATATGGTAACCGAATCGTCATGCCAGTTTTTCATAAACAAGCCAATAACCTCGTAACCTTGCTCCTTTAGCAAGTAGGCTGCCACACTTGAATCTACTCCGCCAGATAATCCTACTACTACACGCTTCATTATTATTCTTTCTAAAAATTGCTGCAAAGATAAAGCAATTTTCACTATTTACTCTCTTATGCGCTCTAGCTCTATTTTTAGGTTGGTTTTATCTTCTTCTTTTACGAGTTTACCATTTTCAAAATATTGCCAGATGCCTGTTTTTATATCATTTTTAAATTCGCCTTTACTGGATATTTCGCCCGTAGCATCTCTAAAAATAACCATACCGTGTAACTTGTCATTTTTGTATATGGATTCTTCTAATAGTATGCCTTCTTCTGTATATTTTTTGTACGCGCCATTTTTCATACCGTTCTGGTACTGCGCTTCTTCGGCAATTTCGCCATTGGTAAAATATACTTTCCGCGTACCTGTAAGTTTGCCTTTGCTGTAATGCTCTACCGATAGTACTTTTTTTGTACCGGGATAGTAAAAATACCATTTGCCATCTCGCAGTCTATTCACTTCTGAGCCCTCGCTCAATACATTCCCTTTATCGTCGTAAAAGGTAGTACGCGATACACCATCGCCCGATGAAAAATCGCGGGTTGCTACCAGGGTACTGTTTTTATCGTTTTTAAAAAATTTAAATACTCCAACCTCTTTACCGTGTTTAAATTCGCCGTCATAACGGGGTAATTGCGTGTTTTTATACACCCCTTCCCACTTACCATGACGTTTGCCGTTGGCATCGAATGCATTACTTTGTGCAACAAGGGTAGTGCTTAGTACGAATAAAACGAGTATTGCTATAAATTTTATATTCATTTTAAAAAACATCTGTTTTATGTTAACCTCAAATATCGTTTTTTTATTGCAATGCAAAATGCATTCGTTATAAAAAAAGCACTCCGAAGAGTGCTTTTGGTTTTTATTTTTTGATTTGCTTGTTTTTTTGCTGCTCTTGTGCTTGCTCCATCATAGCTTGCATACGCTGCTGAAACTTACCTTGTTTTTTCGGTTTCGCTTTGTGCTCTTGTATCATGGCATGTACTTTATCTTCTTTTACGATGTAATTTTTAATTACAAACATAATTCCTATAGTAATAAGGTTAGAGATGAAATAATATAAACTTAAACCCGATGCATAGTTGTTAAAGAATATAAGCATCATTACTGGCGAGATGTATATCATTACTTTCATAATCTTGCCCATATCAGGCATACCCTCTTGTGGTGGTTGTGCCATACTTTGGTCGCCCGTTGTCATTTTCATATAAAAGAAAATGGCTAACGATGCTAGTATTGGAAATAAACTTACGTGGTTACCATAAAATGGGATATAAAATGGTAGGTGTGCGATAGAATCGTACGACGATAGGTCGTCTGCCCAAAGGAAACTTTTTTGCCTTAAATCAAAATACGACGGAAAGAACTGGAAAAGTGCATAAAAAACGGGTATTTGCATTAGGGCGGGTAAACATCCTGCCATAGGGCTAACACCTGCTTTGTTATACAGCTTCATGGTTTCCTGCTGCTTCTTCATTGGGTCTTTTTTGTACTTCTCGTTAAGCTCAGCAATTTCAGGACGAATTACTTTCATTTTGGCTTGCGATAGGTACGACTTATAGGTAATAGGCGACATTACAAGCCTTACCAATATGGTAAAGATTATAATGGCAATACCGTAAGGAATAAAGCTACTTAACGCACCAAATAATGGGATGAATATGTAACGGTTTATCCAACCGAAGATGCCCCAGCCTAGTGGCATAACCTCATCTAAATTTCTGTCGTAGCTATTTAATATTTTATAATCCGACGGACCGTAGTACCAATTCATGTTATAACTCAATTCGCCACCTTTAAACGCTAATGGTACTTTGGCTACAAAGTTTTTAGTAAATGTGGTATCTATCTCCTCATCCTTTACTAGATTTTCCGATTTTAAATCAGCTGTTTTAAAAGGGGTATCCGTTAATAGTATAGAAGTAAAGAAATGTTGTTTGTAGGCAATATAGGTAACATCTTCGGCTATTTCGGCATCTGCACTACCTTGCCCTAAATAATCGTCTTTGCCATCTTCGTATTCGTAAACAAGTTCGGTATAACGGTTTTCATAGGTTACACTTTTAGCATTTCTGTATCCTTTAAGTTGCCACTCTAAATCAATAGGTTTGGATGTATTTACAACATTTGAAAGCCCTTGTGTACGGATAGAAAAATCCATCATGTACTCGTTAGGCTTTACTACGTAACGATACTCCAAATACTGTTCTGCTCCTGCTTTTAGGCGCATGGTAAGTACCTGATTATCGCCATCTTTACTCAATACAGGTTCAAAATGTAAATCTTGTGTATTTAGTATGCGATTATCTTTGGTTTGGAATTGCAGGTTTAAATTAGCGTTATTATCGTGTATTAGCTTTACTGGTTTACCCGAACCTTCGTGTATTTGCTCGAAGTTGTTTAGCCTAGCCGATGTAATATATCCACCTTTGTTAGCTATTTTTAAGGTTAATAGACCGTTGGTTATCTCGGTAGCCTCTGTTGCTTTTGCCGATGGTAGCGTAGCACTGTACGCAAATGCACCTAAAGCATTTTTGTATTCTGCTGCGCTTACCTCTGGAGT
The Flavobacterium litorale genome window above contains:
- a CDS encoding toxin-antitoxin system YwqK family antitoxin; amino-acid sequence: MNIKFIAILVLFVLSTTLVAQSNAFDANGKRHGKWEGVYKNTQLPRYDGEFKHGKEVGVFKFFKNDKNSTLVATRDFSSGDGVSRTTFYDDKGNVLSEGSEVNRLRDGKWYFYYPGTKKVLSVEHYSKGKLTGTRKVYFTNGEIAEEAQYQNGMKNGAYKKYTEEGILLEESIYKNDKLHGMVIFRDATGEISSKGEFKNDIKTGIWQYFENGKLVKEEDKTNLKIELERIRE
- a CDS encoding GyrI-like domain-containing protein, producing MKIAKYIFLLLFLTGIAFTVFVATQDGNYSVKEDKIIDAPKIVVYNYVNDYSNWEDINILTDTSTVYTLTSAETSGKGTTASWKSNTAEGKLQTVATTQDNIKQYAYTENEKQEITWTFKDTLDKTKVSINIKGKLSFTEKAYAVLQGGIKNEISGELQNGLNGINHTITEQINHYTITVIGKTERAATNYIGKVMVGNVSTIPDTRNDIVTRLSDFIEDNNLTPNGKPFILYNRYKFDTDTISYTIAIPIIEDIINEEGSEFVSGTLVASSVLKTTLNGNHSQLEKAWRAAKKYTAEKELKIDRTRTYMEVYRRGKKKSRNPSSWITDIYFPIATQPDVIDKPKYVPPPPPDPIIEEVTPEMNTVEPVYEEVEEMLHIYEREAE
- a CDS encoding TatD family hydrolase; its protein translation is MLYNLHTHNYSNDATIFEVVNRYPYEAIDVPYFSTGIHPWHIDEGRVEEHLAIIEQRLQMDNCLALGECGLDKRIEIPIEVQQAIFEKQLRLAKKYNKPVVLHLVAAFQELLEITARIQPNVPMVVHGFSKNSQVAKQLLDRGFYLSFGKHLLRNPELSSVFAQVPDNQFFLETDTIEESLQEVYTKAAIARTIEVEDLKNIITNNFKTVFKHG
- the mnmA gene encoding tRNA 2-thiouridine(34) synthase MnmA; this encodes MKRVVVGLSGGVDSSVAAYLLKEQGYEVIGLFMKNWHDDSVTISDECPWLEDSNDALLVAEKLGIPFQTVDLSEQYKERIVDYMFNEYEKGRTPNPDVLCNREIKFDVFMKIALSLGADYVATGHYCRKATITKDGQQIHQLLAGVDRNKDQSYFLCQLSQQQLSKALFPIGELTKPQVREIATKMELITAEKKDSQGLCFIGKVRLPDFLQQQLQPKEGTIYEIDADADTYKASVPQFASIKEQLAYEAKNTNYTPNMGKPVGKHQGAHYFTIGQRKGLNVGGTKEALFIIATDVDSNAIYTGQGNTHPGLFRKALFIQQSEVHWIREDLALKDGETMEVMVRIRYRQPLQKATLHQFDNGMYIAFTEPQSAITEGQFAAWYNDDELLGSGVIS
- the yidC gene encoding membrane protein insertase YidC, which produces MEEKKFDVKTLVGFGLIMLLLIWMLYNQSSDAEAQRLEQEKKEQVESEKQQQLTENENDTPVANDSTATTPEVSAAEYKNALGAFAYSATLPSAKATEATEITNGLLTLKIANKGGYITSARLNNFEQIHEGSGKPVKLIHDNNANLNLQFQTKDNRILNTQDLHFEPVLSKDGDNQVLTMRLKAGAEQYLEYRYVVKPNEYMMDFSIRTQGLSNVVNTSKPIDLEWQLKGYRNAKSVTYENRYTELVYEYEDGKDDYLGQGSADAEIAEDVTYIAYKQHFFTSILLTDTPFKTADLKSENLVKDEEIDTTFTKNFVAKVPLAFKGGELSYNMNWYYGPSDYKILNSYDRNLDEVMPLGWGIFGWINRYIFIPLFGALSSFIPYGIAIIIFTILVRLVMSPITYKSYLSQAKMKVIRPEIAELNEKYKKDPMKKQQETMKLYNKAGVSPMAGCLPALMQIPVFYALFQFFPSYFDLRQKSFLWADDLSSYDSIAHLPFYIPFYGNHVSLFPILASLAIFFYMKMTTGDQSMAQPPQEGMPDMGKIMKVMIYISPVMMLIFFNNYASGLSLYYFISNLITIGIMFVIKNYIVKEDKVHAMIQEHKAKPKKQGKFQQRMQAMMEQAQEQQKNKQIKK
- a CDS encoding tRNA threonylcarbamoyladenosine dehydratase, with the protein product MAEWTERAELLFKQEGLKKLQNAHIMVVGMGGVGSFAAEFIARAGVGSMTIIDGDVVDTTNINRQLPALHSTVGKPKVDVVGDRLMDINPELKLTRIKEFLSPERAYELVTDEYDYVLDCIDSITPKLNLMMAAKRKKVKLVSNMGAGGKYEASKVKVTDISKTSYCPLAKNMRKRLKKEGISKGIKVVFSTEVPDETSVKVTDGKNFKKSFYGTNSWIPGLFGLHAAETAIKYILNR